One Anopheles marshallii chromosome 3, idAnoMarsDA_429_01, whole genome shotgun sequence genomic region harbors:
- the LOC128715554 gene encoding uncharacterized protein LOC128715554 encodes MAILHSCCLWRSVRRGSFASVIYTLIYFSISCITMSLFLHEERRYLRGEVDKPIGESFLERDTISGVTVKFNVLLLVFATLGVLSSVLVLIGLKMNNRGLLLPWIGVMIADLLVECAHFVYLIAIETLKFEPLTAMLFTIDFFIMCLNIYCLLCVISQYQEYKAGRGQADDDSYTCPSNIQYSPPAPTCLPQAKTTTLSPVICPHSNCTLIPEETQINGTFVGSVASSPLRVLPTARPPRSSLLKKHVKFSAGDKPKGCCTGIIHPENIIKDGTKPNGHMMVSIEALPEYSEDKLSWHEQKLTNVNQLYPSIKGHENQHHQAEH; translated from the exons atggccatACTGCATTCCTGCTGCTTGTGGCGAAGCGTTCGTCGAGGAAGTTTTGCGAGCGTCATCTACACATTG ATTTATTTCAGCATATCCTGCATAACGATGTCGCTGTTTCTGCACGAGGAACGCCGGTATCTGCGGGGCGAGGTCGACAAACCGATCGGGGAAAGCTTCCTGGAACGAGACACCATCTCGGGCG TGACGGTCAAATTTAATGTGCTGCTGCTCGTCTTCGCCACCCTGGGAGTGCTTTCGTCCGTGCTCGTTTTAATCGGATTAAAAATG AACAACCGTGGCCTTCTGTTGCCATGGATTGGGGTCATGATAGCGGATCTGTTGGTGGAGTGTGCACATTTTGTCTATCTTATTGCCATAGAAACG CTTAAATTTGAACCATTAACGGCAATGCTGTTTACCATTGATTTTTTCATCATGTGTCTTAAT ATttactgtttgctgtgcgtGATATCGCAGTACCAGGAATATAAAGCAGGGCGCGGACAGGCCGATGACGATTCGTACACTTGC CCCTCCAACATCCAGTACAGTCCACCAGCGCCCACCTGCCTACCGCAGGCCAAAACGACGACACTCAGCCCGGTGATCTGTCCACACTCCAACTGCACCCTCATCCCGGAGGAAACGCAGATCAATGGAACGTTCGTGGGAA GTGTAGCATCGTCCCCGCTGAGAGTATTGCCCACGGCACGTCCACCCAGAAGCTCGCTGCTAAAGAAGCACGTCAAGTTTTCGGCCGGGGATAAGCCGAAGGGTTGCTGTACGGGGATCATTCATCCGGAGAATATCATCAAAGACGGTACCAAACCGAACGGTCACATGATGGTGTCGATTGAGGCACTACCCG AATACAGCGAGGATAAGCTTTCCTGGCACGAGCAGAAACTGACGAACGTGAATCAACTGTATCCAAGCATCAAAGGCCACGAGAATCAGCACCACCAGGCTGAACACTAA
- the LOC128715555 gene encoding LOW QUALITY PROTEIN: serine protease SP24D-like (The sequence of the model RefSeq protein was modified relative to this genomic sequence to represent the inferred CDS: inserted 1 base in 1 codon) → MEISLPVELNXDAKKMTINSSARCVVMVLLACLAVASGVRFHLSEQNDILPTNSVRRPFYMGARIVGGSVAAEGQFPHQVALLRSNALTCGGSLIDSRWVLTAAHCVYNGGALVPASAIVVLAGSVSLNGGVRRAVARVIPHERYGNFQNDVALLQLQQSLPSSTYIRPITLRTTNVPAGSEIVISGWGRIYQGGPTSTQLRYNRATVIPDQQCRAATGISSGLICFTSPVNNGACNGDSGGPAVLNNQLVGVANFIINYCGSSSPDGYAKVSDFVPWIQSTMRRY, encoded by the exons ATGGAAATTAGTCTTCCGGTGGAACTGA TagacgcaaaaaaaatgacCATCAACAGTAGTGCAAGGtgtgtggtgatggtgttgctAGCATGTCTAGCTGTGGCGTCCGGTGTACGCTTTCACCTCAGTGAGCAGAATGACATTCTACCGACTAATTCTGTAAGACGCCCGTTCTACATGGGGGCGCGCATCGTGGGTGGATCAGTGGCAGCGGAAGGACAGTTCCCCCATCAGGTCGCATTGCTCCGATCGAACGCACTGACCTGTGGAGGATCGCTGATCGACAGTCGCTGGGTACTGACGGCGGCCCACTGTGTTTATAATGGTGGAGCTCT TGTTCCAGCATCTGCGATCGTTGTGTTGGCTGGCTCTGTTAGCTTGAACGGTGGAGTACGACGTGCTGTGGCGCGAGTGATACCCCACGAACGGTACGGTAACTTCCAGAACGATGTGGCACTATTGCAGCTGCAGCAGTCACTGCCCAGTTCGACCTATATCCGTCCGATCACCCTGCGAACGACCAATGTACCAGCGGGCAGCGAGATCGTTATCTCTGGCTGGGGCCGTATATATCAAGGTGGTCCCACATCAACACAGCTTCGATACAATCGCGCCACCGTTATCCCGGATCAACAGTGCCGTGCAGCTACCGGTATTTCGAGCGGACTCATCTGCTTTACCTCACCGGTTAATAATGGTGCCTGCAAT GGTGATTCTGGTGGTCCGGCCGTGCTGAACAATCAGCTCGTTGGTGTTGCTAACTTTATCATCAACTACTGTGGCTCTAGCAGCCCCGACGGCTACGCGAAGGTGTCCGACTTTGTACCCTGGATTCAATCGACGATGCGCCGCTATTAG
- the LOC128712815 gene encoding chitotriosidase-1, which yields MVLSVVLLAMLLVAPGFTSETKQAARAEGLDSGKKVVCYVGTWAVYRHGNGRFDIEHIDPFLCTHLMYGFFGINEDATVRVIDPYLDLEENWGRGHIKRFVGLKNLSPTLKTLAAIGGWNEGSRKFSAMAASAALRKRFIYDCVAFCQRHGFDGIDLDWEYPAQRDGNAAIDKDNHALLVEEMRVVFDQYGLLLTAAVASVEFSAGVSYDIPRIVKSFHFLNVMVYDMHGAWDSYCGINAPLYRGPADVTTTQQQLNVNSSIQYWLSQGAPAEKLVLGIPLYGRSFTLANAANSQIGAATVSGGTPGPYTGEPGVMGYNEFCEKLQTESWDLRWSEEQQAPYAVRNNQWLGYDNLRSVQLKMKYLLDLGLGGAMVWSLETDDFRGLCGGGKYPLMHEIHSLVNGGTPSPTTPPPVPAPSSTSATNTDNPGGNPGTTKPPSDDNPCSGGKIGFVPNPNHCNRYYMCLTEDTYFEFTCPAGTLFDPNLNVCNWADQVKCTNE from the exons ATGGTGCTAAGCGTAGTGCTTCTGGCGATGCTACTAGTTGCACCAGGATTtacaagcgaaacaaaacaggcTGCGCGTGCGGAAGGTCTGGACTCTG GGAAAAAAGTGGTATGCTATGTGGGCACCTGGGCTGTCTATCGGCACGGCAATGGGCGCTTCGACATCGAGCATATCGACCCGTTCCTGTGCACTCACCTGATGTACGGGTTCTTCGGCATCAACGAGGATGCAACGGTGCGCGTAATCGATCCGTATTTGGATCTCGAGGAAAATTGGGGCCGCGGGCATATCAAACGGTTTGTCGGGCTGAAAAACCTGTCACCGACGCTCAAAACGTTGGCAGCAATTGGTGGCTGGAACGAAGGCTCCCGGAAGTTTTCCGCAATGGCTGCCAGTGCCGCGTTGCGGAAGCGCTTCATTTACGACTGTGTGGCGTTCTGTCAGCGGCACGGGTTCGATGGAATCGATCTGGACTGGGAGTATCCAGCGCAGCGTGACGGTAATGCAGCAATTGATAAGGACAACCACGCACTGCTGGTGGAAGAGATGAGAGTGGT GTTTGACCAGTATGGATTACTATTGACGGCCGCGGTTGCATCGGTAGAGTTTTCCGCCGGTGTATCGTACGACATACCGCGAATAGTGAAGAGTTTTCACTTCCTAAATGTCATGGTATACGATATGCATGGTGCTTGGGATAGCTACTGTGGTATCAACGCACCGCTATACCGTGGTCCGGCCGATGTAACGACAACACAGCAACAGCTCAACGTTAACTCCAGCATACAGTACTGGCTATCGCAGGGTGCTCCGGCGGAAAAGCTAGTCCTGGGCATTCCACTGTACGGACGAAGCTTTACGCTGGCTAACGCCGCCAACAGCCAGATTGGGGCAGCTACTGTCAGTGGTGGTACCCCTGGCCCGTATACAGGCGAGCCCGGCGTAATGGGATACAACGAGTTTTGCGAGAAGTTGCAAACAGAATCATGGGACCTGCGCTGGAGCGAAGAACAGCAGGCACCATACGCGGTACGCAACAACCAGTGGTTAGGATATGATAATCTTCGATCAGTGCAGTTGAAG ATGAAATACCTGCTAGATCTTGGACTGGGTGGTGCCATGGTGTGGTCGCTTGAGACTGATGACTTCCGCGGATTGTGTGGTGGTGGAAAGTATCCACTTATGCATGAGATCCATTCACTCGTAAATGGCGGTACCCCAAGTCCAACCACTCCACCCCCAGTGCCTGCACCGTCCTCAACCAGCGCGACAAACACTGACAATCCGGGTGGAAATCCTGGTACAACGAAACCACCTTCGGATGATAACCCATGTTCCGGTGGGAAGATTGGCTTCGTACCAAATCCGAACCATTGTAACCGGTACTACATGTGCCTCACTGAGGATACGTACTTTGAATTTACATGCCCGGCAG